In Candidatus Eisenbacteria bacterium, the DNA window CGGCGCTGCTGCTGATCGTGCCGGGCAGCGTCGGGTTTCGAAGCCTCGCCTCACTGCTCGATCGCGCCACGGTCGACGGGGTCGAGACCGCGTTTCGCATGACGCTGATGCTGGCGGCGCTGGTGACCGGATTGTTCGCGGCGCAGATCCTTGCGCCGGCACGGCGGTGGTCGGAGTAGCGCTCGGCACGGCTTCGACAGCGAACCTCGCCTCGAGCGCTCAGCCGTGCTTGTGCGGCGAGGGCGGCACCGTCAGCACCGCGCAGTGCACCCGATGGCGCACACCGGTCGCGGTCGAGCCGAGCACCAGATCGCCGAGCAGGCGATGGCCGTGCGATCCCGTCACCAGCAGGTCGGCGCCGCTCTCTCCCACCAGACGGGCCAGCTCGGTCATGACGTCGCCGTAGCCGAGCAGCACGCGGGTCTTGAGGCCGCGCGCGCGAAGTCCCGCGGCGATCGACTCGAGTGCGTCGCGGTCCTCGCGGCTCTCGGCATCCGAACTCTCGGGACCCAGGTAGCGGCTCGCGGCACTCTCGGCGACGTGCAGCAGGATCACCT includes these proteins:
- a CDS encoding universal stress protein yields the protein VMRGAPATAAAPRITGLPPGTRAKRIAVALEIGPADANVIEYVLAMERDPDAEVILLHVAESAASRYLGPESSDAESREDRDALESIAAGLRARGLKTRVLLGYGDVMTELARLVGESGADLLVTGSHGHRLLGDLVLGSTATGVRHRVHCAVLTVPPSPHKHG